CTCTTTCAATCCCTCCAGGATCACGCGTGCATCGGCCGTCTCCGATCCCGTCATGACCTCCCGTGCTGAAAAATGGGATCCATGAACGGCAAAGACGAGGGAGCGCGTGCCGGTTTCAATCACCGCTGATTTCGGGACAAGAAGTTTCTCTCCCAGATCAAGATTCAGTGTTACATTGAGGAAACTCTCCGGAGAAATCTTGCCGCCGGCACCCGCAATCTCGATCCGGGCGCGGGTCGAACGGGTCATGGGATCCAGTACCGGGCTGATGCCGCGTACCACACCTTCATAAATGCTGCCTGTCTGTGGCAGGGTCATTGTTGCTCTCTGTCCCACCTTCACCTCCGTTGTATCCGTGCCGTAGAGTGGGGCGTAGATCCAGACCGGTCCCCCGTCGCGGGGAAGGGTCAATGCCGGGTCCGGCTCACCGCGGCGTTTCAGTTCTTGAATCTCTTCTTTCCCCATCCCCAAGAGATTCAGTCGGTTTCGTGCCGCCGATTCAAGGTCCGGTGAGCCGGCGGCGATCTCCAGAAATTCGGTCTGTGCGACTGCAAGATCGGCGTCAAAGGCGACCCGACCCGGTGCCCGGATCTCCTTGACTGCCGGTTTTCTCATCACTGTAGCGGTGGTGATGCCGATCATTTGTTGTCGTTCGGGGGAGATGGTGACCCCCCTCACCCGTCCTGCCTCCGGCGGTCCACCCTCTTCCGCCCTTCGGCATGGCTCAGGGCAGGCCAAGGGGAGAGGACTAACGGAAGAGGACTCTTTATAAACGGGCACCAGTTTCATATGGCAGATCGGGCACTCTCCCTCCTCTTCTTCATGGATCTGCGGGTGCATCGGGCAGGTATAATGACTGATTGCCTGCTCCTGTTTGGTTGTTTCTGTAGGGCGCAGGAGGTAATAGGTGGCAGCCCCTCCAAGGATAACCAACAATCCGACGATGATGATGGTTTGTTTATTCATCGCTTTCTCCTTTCTGATTTAGTGGGGAACCGACGAGCCTTTCAAGCTGTGTGTAGGCTATCCCAAGCCCCGCCTGATTTTCATAGAACGTCATCTTCAGATCACGCAGCGTTCGTGCGGCATCTACCAGGGTAAGGAACTGGACCTTGCCTGTCCGGTACGATGTCCGGGCGGTCTTGAGGGTGGCGCTCGCCGCCGGCAGAATCCCTCCTTCGTAATTTTGAACGATCTCCTCGGCGGCGCGAAAGGCGCTGTATGCCTGTTCAATCTCGTGCTGTGTGTGGATCTTCGCCGATTCATTTTCTGCACGCGTTGCGGCGAGCGAGGCGTTCGCCTCTTTGATCTCTCCACGGTTTTTCCAGAAGTAGAGTGGGATGTTGACCATTGCGGTTCCGGTCCAGGCATCTTGCCTCGTGGTTCGCTGGTTATATTCCAGCCCCAAACTCAAATCGGGGAGCAATCCCTGCCGTGCGGCGGTCAGTTTCGAACGGTCGCGTTCCTCAATCGCGGCTAGCCTGGTCAGTTCCGGTCGCGATTCAACGGCGCCCACCGTAACTTCATCTAATGTTGCTTCAAGGTGGGGGAATTCGATGTTTTTTGATAGAACGATCTCATCGTGCCCCGATCGGTTCAGGAGTGCCTTGAGGTGTACGAGATGGGTCAAACGCTCCTGTTTAAGCTTGATCTCCTCATTCTGGAGTATCGAGAGCTCTACCTGGGCCTTGAGTGGTGTATCGGCGGTCGTTTGTCCGGTAGCATAGGCGGTCTTGGTGGAGGCGAGCAGTTGTCGAAAAAGCTCGGCGGTTTCCTTCGTTGTCTCAAGCTGACGGTCGAGTCGGTAGATCTCATAATAGGTCATTTTAAGATCGAGAAGGACATCTGCGATTCGACCACGAGAGACCTCTTGCTCCGCCTGCGCATCGAACCGGGCCACTTTGCCTTTTACATGGCGTTTACCCGGGAAAGGGATTTTCTGTTCGAGCCGATAGTTGATCATCTCTCCCTGCTTGACGTCGAGTGTATCGACCGGAACCTCTTCAAACATGACGCCAACCATCGGATCGTCCAGCGCCTTCGCCTGCGAGATCCGAGCCCGTGCTGCCTCAACCTGATAGCCGGCAGCCCGGATATCAGGGTTGTTCTGGAATACCTCCTGAAGGAGTTCATCCAGGGTAACGGTCTCTGCGGCAGGTGCGACAGATTCCAGGACCCAAAAGAGCAGAAACACCAAGAATTTTAAATAACGGGACATACAACTCTCCTTGGGCGCACAAGAGAGAGCGCCCATCAACTCATTCGTGGAGAGTTGAGATTAAAGATTCAATGTGACTTTGTTTGCGACGGAGGTTGCAAGAAGGGGAGGGGCCCTCTCAGAAGAGAAGAGACCTCTCGATTCTTGATTGGATTGGCTGTCCAACCAATCGGAGAGTACAAAAAGAACTGTTGTTAGAGAAGGGGTGATCAGATCGAATTGTGTGTTGGGGAGATAGGAATTGAACTCTTCCCGGCAGCAATCGTGGGTCTCTCTCTCAGAAGGGGCTGCCGATTCTGCCTCCTTGTGGCAGGGTGGAACGACTTCTTTCGCCTGGACGGGTGGACAGAGATAGGGGCAGACCCCCAAAAACAGGACGACCATCCAGGTAGCGAACGCGACCCCGATCCACCTCTGCTTTAGCAGTCTCTTTCTCATAAAAACGACCCCATGGTATCATTTCAATACAAGATACGCAATTATTTGTTTTTGGGTGTGGAGATTCTCCGAATCACGTTTTCTCACTTGCCATGCAGCAACCCGCTGACCTAGTGCTGAGCGAGTAACTTCATTGATTTTTTTGGCTTTTCAGATACGTCATGGTAATTACGAGTCGAAGTACTTAATCAGGAGCGGTCCCGGGCGCTTAGCTCAGTGGTAGAGCGCTTCCTTCACACGGAAGAGGCCGCTGGTCCGATCCCAGCAGCGCCCACAAGTTTCACTATTTCTTCAACCCGCGGAGTTCAAACATCTTTAAAATAGGTAAGGCGGCGGTCTCGGCGGCGTACTCTTCACCGCCGAGATCAAATCCTTTCTGAAGGCTTTCCTGGGAAGAGATCACCGGTTTTCCATTGGGACCCGGCGGAGGTTGATCATAGTTGCTGGCTCCACGAACGTTGACGAACGGGATCGCTGTTTTCTCCAGTTGATTCCATTCTTCGACTACGTTCATCCAGGAGACCGCCTCCATTGCCGTAAAGGCGATGACCTGATCGGCCTCTTTGGAGAGATTCAATGCCTTCTGAATCAACGTCGCCACATAGCTTCGTGCGAGCTGATCTTCAGGCGCCCCATGCCAGAAGTTGTTGCTCGAGACCTCCGCGCATTCTTCATAGCGGTAGATCTTCGGGGCGCGTACGGCCTCTTTGGGATGATACATCCTGATTTTTTGCAGGATCGCCTCGGGCATTTCAGGCCAGGTGAGAGAGGAGGTGACCTTTAATAACTCATCAGCAAGGACGGATTGCCCTGCCGCAAAAAGATTCCGGTTCTTCCAAGGCATCTTCCACCAGCCGTCTGCCGAGGTCCACCACTTTTCTGTTTTTTGCCAGTCATTAACGCTCGATCGATGGAGATCGTAGCTATAGGCCAGGGGGCTCACGCAGAGGTCACCGAGCATCACCGGTTCGCGGTCAAGGCGCCGGAGACCCTTTTCATCATAGAGCTCCCCTTTTTGAGGGGAGACACCGGCGATTCCCGACCAGAGGACCTCCTGAACCTTCTTCGCGTTGCGAAACAGGATCTCCTCCATGCAGGTTCCTGAGGCATCCATGCCGATGCCGGTAACGGCCAACAGGATTGGAGTCTCATAAAGTTTTCCGGTAAAAACCTGGTCACAAAAGGTAAAATCGGAGGTCCGGTCTTTTCTGGATTTCATCAGGTCGAGAAAAGGTTTTGGTTCTCCCCAGGTTTCTCCCTTTTCATTGATGCCGCCGAATGCGGTCAGAATCACAGAACTCTTTTTTTGGCTCTTTCCGAAGAGGAGGGCCGGAAGGGTGAGAAGAGAGAACAAAAAAATGATGAAGAGTTTTTGCATAAGTAATCAAGGCTCTTTTTTGTGTTGAACGATACCCTGCACCACCCGATAGGCGGACTGGACGGCGCCGTCGGAGTGTGTGTTTTCGGTAAAATCGCCGGCAAAGTAGAGGCGTCCCTGGGGTTTTCGAACCTCTTCGGACAACTCATCAAAACGGGAGCGGCCGACCGGCCAGCCGGCAATCGCCCGAGGGTGATAACGGAAGAACTCCCACTTCTTTACGTATTGACTGATACCGGGCCAAAACTTCTCGAGCGCCGTTTCCAATTCCTGGCGAACCGCCGGGAGGGGCTGTAAATTAAATCCTTCGGCATAGGCCCCGGTACAAAGAAAATTTAGCACGCGGTAGGGGGGACTTTTCTCTTCGGCATTTCCATCATAAATGACCCCCAACGGCCCATCGGAGAGGATCGCCAGCGTGTTGACACCATCGATCATCCAGTATTTCTCAGCGGCCGGGTCGAGAAAGAGATGGGCGGTGAAATAGGCCCCCCAGTTCTGTGCCGCTATCGCCTCCTGCACCTTGGAAGAAAGCGGTGGATCAAACTGGACTTCAAAAGGGAGTCTGAAGAGCGGGGCTGTCACAACGACAAAGTCGGCCTCATAATCTTTGTGAACCAGTGTTGAGGTCTCCATGACGGTGATATGGACGCCGTCGGTAGTGTTCCGAATGCTTTTGACCTGGGTATTCACAAGAATATTTCGACTCCCGATCGACTGAACCAGTGCATCAACGAGCCTCTGGTTTCCTCCTTCAACCTCGTAACCCGTTTGTCCCTTGCCAATAAATTTTTCCCACTCATCGATGCCGTCAAGCGCGCTGAGGCTATCCCATCCGGTGGCGATCTCTACCTCCAGTGTTACACGAATCCATTCCTGGACCTTTTGAGGAAGCCCCGACCGGCGGACCCATTCACCGAAAGAGATCTCCTTCAAGTGCCAGAGTGCTTCAAGCTGCCGTCCTCTGATCTTGTCGACTATTTTGAGTGTCTCCTTCTCCCAGTTCTTCAGTTTTTCGATCTCGCCCTTTTGAAAGAGCGCCTCAAGGTACTCATCGACGCTCTCCTGAATATAAGGATACAATTTTCCGCCAACAACGACACTCGAGTGGGGGGCGACTGATGTCAGTGGGATCTTAAATTCATGGAGAAGCTCAATCGCGCGGTTCCCCTCCCAAAACTCCTCCAAACCGGCCTCCACAGAGATGTTGCCGGGGTAACGGGCGGTCTGGATCCTCCCACCGACGCGAGGCCGGAGCTCCAGAATTTTATAAGTGAGACCTTCTTTTTTGAGAAGATGAGCCGTGACGAGACCGGAGATCCCCCCACCAACAATCAGGACATCGGTCTTTCCCGCATTTTTTGGAATGCCACACCGGGAGCAACCTGTCACAAGAAGAGAGGGGATCAGGAGAAGAAAGAGGGAGAACTTTCCGAATCCAGAACCCTTTTTCAAGAGATCCCTCCGGATTTCAAACAATCGTGAACGACGTCGAGCGCCTCGTCGATTTGGGACTCTGTAATAGAGAGGGGTGGGAGAAATCGGAGAACATTCCCCCACAACCCTGCGGCAAGCAGTAAAACCCCGCGGCGTGCCGCTGTTGAGATAACGTGATCAACTGCCTCCTTGTTTGGTTTTTTGGTCTGGCGATCCTTGACCAGTTCGACGGCGATCATTGCCCCTAAACCGCGGATCTCGCCGATGGTTGGGATCTCCTTTTCCAACCGCTTCATTCGACCCCAGATCCTTTCTCCGAGTGTCTGGGCCTTTTTGCAGAGACCGTTTTTTTCAATTGTTTCAATTGCTGCCAGGGCGGCGGCACAGCTGACCGGATTTCCGCCGAATGTCCCACCGATCCCACCCGTTTGCGGGGAATCCATAATCTCTTTGCGTCCGGTGACGGCCCCCAGTGGAAATCCATTGGAAAGTGATTTGGCCATGGTGATCAGATCCGGTTCTATCCCGAATTGCTCTGAGACGAACATCGTCCCGGTCCGGCCAAAACCGCTCTGCACCTCATCGGCAATGACAACAATCCCGTTTTCGCGACAGAAGTTCACGATCGCTTGAACGAATCTCTTGGGCAGGACGATAAAGCCTCCCTCGCCTTGAAGCGGCTCAAAGATTACCGCGGCCACCTGATTGGGAGCGACCGTTGCTTTAAAAAAGGTGTGCCAGCGCTCGATCGTCTCATCGACAGATGCCTCTTCGGACATTCCTCCAGGGCGTCGGTAGGGATAAGGGCTGGCAAAATTGTA
The Deltaproteobacteria bacterium genome window above contains:
- a CDS encoding efflux RND transporter periplasmic adaptor subunit — translated: MNKQTIIIVGLLVILGGAATYYLLRPTETTKQEQAISHYTCPMHPQIHEEEEGECPICHMKLVPVYKESSSVSPLPLACPEPCRRAEEGGPPEAGRVRGVTISPERQQMIGITTATVMRKPAVKEIRAPGRVAFDADLAVAQTEFLEIAAGSPDLESAARNRLNLLGMGKEEIQELKRRGEPDPALTLPRDGGPVWIYAPLYGTDTTEVKVGQRATMTLPQTGSIYEGVVRGISPVLDPMTRSTRARIEIAGAGGKISPESFLNVTLNLDLGEKLLVPKSAVIETGTRSLVFAVHGSHFSAREVMTGSETADARVILEGLKEGEVVATSAAFLIDSESQLRAAVEGGGGDHHHD
- a CDS encoding TolC family protein, with amino-acid sequence MSRYLKFLVFLLFWVLESVAPAAETVTLDELLQEVFQNNPDIRAAGYQVEAARARISQAKALDDPMVGVMFEEVPVDTLDVKQGEMINYRLEQKIPFPGKRHVKGKVARFDAQAEQEVSRGRIADVLLDLKMTYYEIYRLDRQLETTKETAELFRQLLASTKTAYATGQTTADTPLKAQVELSILQNEEIKLKQERLTHLVHLKALLNRSGHDEIVLSKNIEFPHLEATLDEVTVGAVESRPELTRLAAIEERDRSKLTAARQGLLPDLSLGLEYNQRTTRQDAWTGTAMVNIPLYFWKNRGEIKEANASLAATRAENESAKIHTQHEIEQAYSAFRAAEEIVQNYEGGILPAASATLKTARTSYRTGKVQFLTLVDAARTLRDLKMTFYENQAGLGIAYTQLERLVGSPLNQKGESDE
- a CDS encoding FAD-dependent oxidoreductase is translated as MKKGSGFGKFSLFLLLIPSLLVTGCSRCGIPKNAGKTDVLIVGGGISGLVTAHLLKKEGLTYKILELRPRVGGRIQTARYPGNISVEAGLEEFWEGNRAIELLHEFKIPLTSVAPHSSVVVGGKLYPYIQESVDEYLEALFQKGEIEKLKNWEKETLKIVDKIRGRQLEALWHLKEISFGEWVRRSGLPQKVQEWIRVTLEVEIATGWDSLSALDGIDEWEKFIGKGQTGYEVEGGNQRLVDALVQSIGSRNILVNTQVKSIRNTTDGVHITVMETSTLVHKDYEADFVVVTAPLFRLPFEVQFDPPLSSKVQEAIAAQNWGAYFTAHLFLDPAAEKYWMIDGVNTLAILSDGPLGVIYDGNAEEKSPPYRVLNFLCTGAYAEGFNLQPLPAVRQELETALEKFWPGISQYVKKWEFFRYHPRAIAGWPVGRSRFDELSEEVRKPQGRLYFAGDFTENTHSDGAVQSAYRVVQGIVQHKKEP
- the gabT gene encoding 4-aminobutyrate--2-oxoglutarate transaminase, with translation MSCIILKTEIPGPKSLALLEERRRYVSSAVSIHTSQIFVERADGALITDVDGNVLIDLVGGIGSMNVGHTDHHIVEAVKRQAEKLQHTCFMTGMYEPYVALAKKLAELTPGRFEKKSALFNSGAEAVENAIKFARAYTKRPAIISLQNGFHGRTLLTMSLTSKYVPYKQGFGPFAPEIYNFASPYPYRRPGGMSEEASVDETIERWHTFFKATVAPNQVAAVIFEPLQGEGGFIVLPKRFVQAIVNFCRENGIVVIADEVQSGFGRTGTMFVSEQFGIEPDLITMAKSLSNGFPLGAVTGRKEIMDSPQTGGIGGTFGGNPVSCAAALAAIETIEKNGLCKKAQTLGERIWGRMKRLEKEIPTIGEIRGLGAMIAVELVKDRQTKKPNKEAVDHVISTAARRGVLLLAAGLWGNVLRFLPPLSITESQIDEALDVVHDCLKSGGIS